The Deltaproteobacteria bacterium genome has a segment encoding these proteins:
- a CDS encoding LysR family transcriptional regulator: MQLDQIIAFDRIAREGTFSRAAHALGLGQPAVSARILALEDAIGGSLFVRARNLRLTALGESFLPYARRALEVLREGAEASRLAQVGERGSVRIGVLGSLAGGLVGPALAVFVRARPRAECHVRSGDHEFLLQLLLDGIVDVALTVWPCASAVELTPLFLFREPVVLVAHPRHPLARSKQVTRDEVARLARPLLRLRWWQSHDPRISRLAEQSETSVEVAMETGRRLVASGVGAGFFARTYIAEELARGTLMEVPVRGLTLFRDSALVRRRHSGPISPALAAFIELLRRRTLQPDNPTKLKPAKKRSA; encoded by the coding sequence ATGCAACTCGACCAGATCATCGCCTTCGACCGCATCGCTCGCGAGGGTACTTTCAGTCGCGCCGCTCACGCGCTCGGGCTTGGACAGCCGGCGGTCAGCGCGCGCATTCTCGCCCTCGAGGACGCGATTGGCGGCTCGTTGTTCGTCCGCGCCCGCAACCTGCGGCTGACCGCGCTCGGCGAGAGCTTCTTGCCGTACGCCCGCCGCGCGCTCGAGGTGTTGCGCGAAGGCGCGGAAGCGTCGCGGCTGGCGCAGGTGGGCGAGCGCGGGTCGGTGCGGATCGGAGTGCTCGGCTCGCTCGCGGGCGGGTTGGTCGGCCCCGCGCTGGCCGTGTTCGTGCGCGCCCGTCCGCGAGCAGAATGTCACGTCCGGTCCGGCGACCACGAGTTCCTGCTGCAGTTGTTGCTCGACGGCATCGTCGACGTGGCGCTCACCGTCTGGCCCTGCGCCAGCGCGGTGGAGCTCACCCCGCTCTTCCTTTTCCGCGAGCCCGTGGTGCTCGTAGCGCACCCGCGCCACCCGCTCGCGCGCAGCAAACAGGTCACTCGCGACGAGGTGGCGCGGCTGGCGCGCCCGCTGCTGCGGCTGCGCTGGTGGCAGTCCCACGATCCGCGGATCTCGCGCCTGGCGGAGCAGTCGGAGACGTCGGTGGAGGTCGCGATGGAGACGGGCCGCCGACTGGTCGCGAGCGGAGTCGGCGCGGGCTTCTTCGCGCGAACCTACATCGCGGAAGAGCTGGCCCGCGGCACGCTGATGGAGGTCCCCGTCCGCGGGCTGACGCTGTTCCGCGACAGCGCGCTCGTGCGCCGCAGGCATTCGGGACCGATCTCCCCTGCCCTTGCCGCGTTCATCGAGCTCCTCCGGCGGCGGACGCTTCAACCCGACAACCCGACGAAGTTGAAGCCTGCCAAGAAGCGGTCGGCGTAG
- a CDS encoding CidA/LrgA family protein: MIPALTMLLSCQLAGEMIARLFGLPVPGPVLGMSLLFTLLLARPRSEAVVRDTTATLLRYLSLLFVPAGVGLIRHAGRVRAELAAITVAIVISTAATIAVSALVFAAVARALEKRTR, translated from the coding sequence ATGATCCCTGCGCTAACGATGCTGCTATCGTGCCAGCTTGCCGGCGAGATGATCGCCCGACTGTTTGGCCTGCCGGTGCCAGGCCCGGTCCTGGGCATGTCGCTCCTCTTTACGCTGCTGCTCGCGCGTCCCCGCTCCGAAGCGGTGGTCCGCGACACCACTGCCACCCTCCTCCGCTACCTTTCGCTGCTGTTCGTGCCGGCCGGGGTGGGGCTCATCCGCCACGCCGGACGCGTCCGCGCCGAGCTCGCGGCGATCACCGTCGCAATCGTCATCAGCACCGCCGCGACGATCGCGGTGAGCGCGCTGGTCTTTGCGGCCGTTGCGCGCGCGCTGGAAAAGAGGACGCGATGA
- a CDS encoding LrgB family protein, producing MIARIWVYLSATPLLWLTATLAAYEAGAWIFGRFGRRPLLNPVLIAVTVLIAVLAATGTPYETYFDGAQFVHFLLGPATVALAVPLFENRAHVRAALLPMLAALMAGSLTAIASAVAIARLLGARGETIASMAPKSVTTPIAMAISEQIGGLPSLTAAFVIATGICGAVIATPLLNLLRLRDYRARGFAAGLAAHGLGTARAFQMDEMAGTFAGIALALNGLATSLLVPALARLMR from the coding sequence ATGATCGCGCGCATCTGGGTCTACCTGAGCGCGACGCCTCTGCTCTGGTTGACCGCGACGCTCGCCGCGTACGAGGCCGGCGCGTGGATCTTCGGCCGATTCGGGCGGCGTCCGCTGCTCAACCCGGTGCTCATCGCAGTGACCGTGCTGATCGCGGTGCTCGCCGCGACGGGCACGCCCTACGAGACGTACTTCGACGGCGCGCAGTTCGTGCATTTCCTCCTCGGCCCCGCCACGGTGGCCCTGGCCGTGCCTCTCTTCGAGAACCGCGCGCACGTGCGGGCCGCGCTCCTTCCCATGCTGGCCGCTCTCATGGCGGGTTCGCTCACCGCGATCGCCTCCGCCGTGGCAATTGCGCGGCTCCTCGGGGCGCGCGGAGAGACGATCGCCTCGATGGCGCCGAAGTCGGTGACAACGCCCATCGCCATGGCCATCTCCGAGCAGATCGGCGGCCTGCCGTCGCTCACCGCCGCGTTCGTCATCGCGACGGGGATCTGCGGCGCCGTGATCGCGACTCCGCTGCTCAACCTGCTGCGCCTCCGCGACTACCGCGCCCGCGGCTTCGCTGCTGGCTTGGCCGCGCACGGCCTGGGCACGGCGCGCGCCTTCCAGATGGACGAAATGGCCGGCACGTTCGCTGGAATCGCGCTGGCGCTGAACGGCCTCGCCACGTCGCTGCTCGTCCCGGCGCTGGCGCGGCTGATGCGGTGA
- a CDS encoding VOC family protein: protein MAVKPIPEGYNTFTPYFVVEGATDFIEFLKKAFGAEEMYRFPAPDGKLGHAELRVGSSVLMLADTTPDYPASRMNAYLYVPDVDATYKKAVAAGGQSKREPANQFYGDRVGTVVDRWGNTWSIGTHVEDVAPDEMERRMKAQKK from the coding sequence ATGGCCGTCAAGCCGATCCCCGAGGGGTACAACACCTTCACTCCATACTTCGTCGTCGAGGGCGCGACCGACTTCATCGAATTCCTCAAGAAGGCTTTCGGTGCCGAGGAGATGTATCGCTTCCCGGCGCCGGACGGGAAGCTCGGCCACGCCGAATTGCGCGTGGGAAGCTCAGTACTGATGCTCGCCGACACGACCCCCGACTATCCCGCATCGCGGATGAACGCGTATCTCTACGTCCCCGACGTGGACGCGACCTACAAGAAGGCCGTCGCGGCGGGTGGCCAGTCGAAGCGCGAGCCGGCGAACCAGTTCTATGGCGACCGCGTGGGCACCGTCGTCGATCGGTGGGGAAACACCTGGTCGATCGGCACGCACGTCGAGGACGTGGCGCCGGATGAGATGGAACGCCGGATGAAGGCGCAAAAGAAGTAG
- a CDS encoding OprD family porin — MRVRLRPPGTGYIRGTPHPPAGGFVKLSSTRKEVAPDALPFVVLILGTAVLAWPAVPTTTSAEDDLEKPRPLLERAWPGIRDGRASLPSFLGDTTLTLRARTHYGDLQTVTPIERQAWASGGWLAYRSGWLLDGFQLGATYYGSAPVYAPADKDGSLLLAPGPQAYHVLGEAFAALRYQEYALLKGYRQFVRRPFINGLDNRMTPNTFEGLTLAGQVGPAEYFAGYLTKIKLRNGEQFVAMSEVAGARGTHYGVAMFDVTLKPQRGFSFRIAEQYGVNTFNTFFGQVEQLWPLAHNLQLQVGAQLMDQRAIGDALVARTQVSKWVTRNGAAKVAVTWRDLTLKGAANVNASGNKIQVPWGVSPSYLQLAQQAFINANEKAWRLGVAYDFSNANIAGLTAFADFGRGVDSINPVTWARLPVEVEYDLRVDYQPPAIPGLRVRLCGVIYDQKGATRLGYQVRSIVDWEIPLL; from the coding sequence ATACGAGTACGCCTTCGGCCGCCAGGGACCGGATACATCCGGGGAACGCCGCACCCTCCAGCCGGAGGGTTCGTCAAGCTTTCATCCACACGAAAGGAGGTAGCGCCAGATGCGCTACCCTTCGTCGTACTGATCCTTGGAACAGCCGTGCTGGCGTGGCCCGCGGTGCCCACGACGACCTCCGCCGAGGATGACCTCGAAAAGCCGCGGCCGCTGCTCGAGCGGGCATGGCCCGGGATCCGGGACGGTCGGGCGAGTCTTCCCTCCTTCCTGGGCGACACGACCCTTACCCTGCGGGCCAGGACACACTACGGCGATCTGCAGACGGTGACTCCGATCGAGAGGCAGGCATGGGCCTCGGGCGGCTGGCTCGCGTACCGATCCGGGTGGCTCCTCGACGGTTTCCAACTCGGGGCGACGTACTACGGTTCTGCGCCCGTCTACGCTCCTGCGGACAAGGACGGCAGCCTCCTTCTCGCACCGGGCCCACAGGCCTACCACGTCCTCGGCGAGGCCTTCGCCGCGCTCCGCTACCAGGAGTACGCCCTCCTCAAGGGGTACCGGCAGTTCGTGAGGCGGCCCTTCATCAACGGCCTGGACAACAGGATGACTCCGAACACTTTCGAGGGCCTGACCCTGGCGGGACAGGTTGGCCCGGCCGAGTACTTCGCCGGGTACCTGACGAAGATCAAGTTGCGCAACGGCGAGCAGTTCGTCGCCATGTCGGAGGTAGCGGGTGCGCGGGGAACTCACTACGGCGTTGCGATGTTCGACGTGACTCTCAAACCCCAGCGCGGGTTCAGCTTCAGGATTGCCGAGCAGTACGGCGTCAACACCTTCAACACCTTCTTCGGTCAGGTGGAGCAACTCTGGCCGTTGGCACACAACCTTCAGCTCCAGGTCGGAGCGCAGCTCATGGATCAACGCGCAATTGGCGACGCCCTGGTGGCCAGGACACAAGTCAGCAAATGGGTCACGAGGAACGGGGCGGCGAAAGTCGCAGTCACCTGGCGCGATCTCACGCTGAAAGGCGCCGCCAACGTCAACGCGTCGGGCAACAAGATCCAGGTCCCGTGGGGGGTCTCCCCCAGCTACCTTCAACTCGCTCAGCAGGCCTTCATCAATGCCAATGAGAAGGCGTGGCGCCTTGGCGTGGCCTACGACTTTTCGAACGCGAACATCGCCGGCCTCACCGCGTTCGCTGATTTCGGACGGGGCGTCGACTCGATCAATCCGGTCACGTGGGCGCGCCTGCCCGTCGAGGTGGAGTACGATCTCCGGGTGGACTACCAGCCGCCCGCGATCCCGGGACTCCGGGTTCGTCTCTGTGGCGTCATCTACGACCAGAAGGGTGCCACCCGGCTGGGCTACCAGGTTCGATCCATCGTCGACTGGGAGATCCCGCTCTTGTGA